A portion of the Mycobacterium paraseoulense genome contains these proteins:
- a CDS encoding NAD-dependent malic enzyme, which translates to MSDAHAPRIPPALAAPSLNRGVGFTHEQRRRLGLTGRLPPAVLTLEEQADRVWHQLQSLATDLGRNLLLEQLHYRHELLYYKVLEDHLPELMPVVYTPTVGEAIQRFSDEYRGQRGLFLSIDEPDDIETAFATLGLEPDDVDLIVCTDAEAILGIGDWGVGGIQIAVGKLALYTAGAGIDPRRCIAVSLDVGTDNEQLLQDPFYLGNRHARRRGAEYDAFVDRYIETAHRLFPTAILHFEDFGPLNARRILHAYGDKYCVFNDDIQGTGAVVVAAVYGGCHVTGVPMRDQTVVVFGAGTAGIGVADQIRDAMVSDGASLEQARAQIWPIDKQGLLFDDMDDLRDFQVPYAKNRARLGVGPGDRVGLVDAIKLASPTVLLGTSAVFGAFTEKVVRAMVASCERPMIFPLSNPTSRMEAAPGDLLQWSDGKALITTGTPVVPIEYDGTTYTIGQSNNVLVFPGIGLGIIVAGARLLTKGMLQAAAKAVVQQASPSAPGDSLLPDVRNLRAISTTVAEAVYHAAVADGVATRTHADPRQAVLATVWTPAYD; encoded by the coding sequence ATGAGCGACGCCCACGCGCCGCGGATCCCGCCGGCACTGGCCGCGCCGAGCCTGAACCGCGGAGTCGGCTTCACGCACGAGCAGCGGCGGCGATTGGGGCTGACCGGACGACTGCCCCCGGCGGTGCTCACGCTCGAGGAGCAGGCCGACCGGGTATGGCATCAATTGCAAAGCCTGGCAACCGATCTGGGACGCAACCTGCTGCTCGAACAGCTGCACTACCGCCACGAACTGCTCTACTACAAGGTGCTCGAGGACCATCTGCCCGAGCTGATGCCGGTGGTCTACACCCCCACCGTCGGGGAGGCCATTCAACGGTTCTCCGACGAATACCGCGGGCAGCGGGGGCTGTTCCTGAGCATCGACGAGCCCGACGACATCGAGACGGCCTTCGCAACTTTGGGGCTCGAACCGGACGACGTCGACCTGATCGTGTGTACCGACGCCGAAGCGATCCTGGGCATCGGCGACTGGGGCGTGGGCGGCATCCAGATCGCGGTGGGCAAGCTGGCGCTGTACACCGCCGGCGCCGGCATCGACCCGCGCCGCTGCATCGCGGTCTCCCTGGACGTCGGCACCGACAACGAACAGCTGCTACAGGATCCGTTCTACCTGGGCAATCGTCACGCGCGGCGGCGCGGCGCCGAATACGACGCCTTCGTCGACCGCTACATCGAAACCGCCCACCGGCTGTTCCCGACGGCCATCCTGCATTTCGAGGACTTCGGGCCGCTGAACGCGCGGCGGATCCTGCACGCGTACGGCGACAAGTACTGCGTGTTCAACGACGACATCCAGGGAACCGGCGCGGTGGTCGTCGCGGCCGTCTACGGCGGATGCCACGTCACCGGGGTGCCGATGCGCGACCAGACGGTGGTCGTCTTCGGGGCCGGGACGGCCGGGATCGGGGTGGCCGATCAGATCCGCGACGCGATGGTGTCCGACGGCGCCAGCCTCGAGCAGGCCAGGGCGCAGATCTGGCCGATCGACAAGCAGGGCCTGCTTTTCGACGACATGGACGACCTGCGCGATTTCCAGGTGCCCTATGCCAAGAACCGCGCCCGGCTGGGGGTGGGCCCCGGGGATCGGGTGGGGTTGGTGGACGCCATCAAGCTCGCCTCCCCCACCGTCCTGCTGGGCACCTCCGCGGTGTTCGGCGCCTTCACCGAGAAGGTCGTGCGCGCCATGGTCGCGTCGTGCGAGCGCCCGATGATCTTCCCGCTGTCCAACCCGACCTCCCGCATGGAGGCCGCGCCGGGCGACCTGCTGCAGTGGTCGGACGGCAAGGCGCTGATCACCACCGGCACCCCCGTCGTCCCGATCGAATACGACGGCACCACCTACACCATCGGGCAATCCAACAACGTGCTGGTGTTCCCCGGGATCGGGCTGGGCATCATCGTCGCCGGGGCCCGGCTGCTGACCAAGGGCATGCTGCAGGCCGCGGCGAAAGCCGTTGTGCAACAGGCTAGCCCGTCAGCTCCCGGCGATTCGCTGCTGCCCGACGTCCGGAACTTGCGCGCCATCTCGACGACGGTCGCCGAAGCCGTGTATCACGCCGCCGTCGCCGACGGGGTGGCCACCCGCACGCACGCCGACCCGCGGCAGGCCGTCCTGGCCACCGTCTGGACCCCGGCCTACGACTAG